One Streptomyces hundungensis DNA segment encodes these proteins:
- the moeZ gene encoding adenylyltransferase/sulfurtransferase MoeZ: protein MSLPPLVEPAAELTVDEVRRYSRHLIIPDVGMDGQKRLKNAKVLAVGAGGLGSPALMYLAAAGVGTLGIVEFDEVDESNLQRQIIHSQADIGRSKAESARDSVLGINPYVNVVLHEERLEAENVMDIFSQYDLIVDGTDNFATRYLVNDACVLLNKPYVWGSIYRFDGQASVFWSEHGPCYRCLYPEPPPPGMVPSCAEGGVLGVLCASIGSIQVNEAIKLLAGIGEPLVGRLMIYDALEMQYRQVKVRKDPDCAVCGENPTVTELIDYEAFCGVVSEEAQEAAMGSTITPRQLKEWIDGDEKIEIIDVREPNEFEIVSIPGARLIPKNEFLMGTALESMPQDKRIVLNCKTGVRSAEVLAVLKSAGFADAVHVGGGVIGWVNQIEPEKPIY from the coding sequence GTGTCGCTGCCACCCCTGGTCGAGCCAGCAGCTGAGCTCACCGTAGACGAGGTCCGCAGGTATTCGCGCCACCTGATCATCCCCGACGTCGGGATGGACGGGCAGAAGCGGCTGAAGAATGCCAAGGTGCTCGCCGTGGGCGCCGGCGGCCTCGGCTCGCCTGCCCTGATGTATCTGGCCGCCGCCGGTGTCGGCACGCTCGGCATCGTGGAGTTCGACGAGGTCGACGAGTCGAACCTCCAGCGCCAGATCATCCACAGCCAGGCCGACATCGGCCGCTCCAAGGCGGAGTCCGCGCGTGACTCCGTCCTCGGCATCAACCCGTACGTGAACGTGGTCCTGCACGAAGAGCGGCTCGAAGCCGAGAACGTGATGGACATCTTCAGCCAGTACGACCTGATCGTCGACGGCACGGACAACTTCGCGACCCGCTACCTGGTCAACGACGCCTGTGTGCTGCTCAACAAGCCGTACGTCTGGGGCTCGATCTACCGCTTCGACGGCCAGGCCTCGGTCTTCTGGTCCGAGCACGGCCCCTGCTACCGCTGCCTCTACCCGGAGCCCCCGCCGCCGGGCATGGTCCCCAGCTGCGCCGAGGGCGGCGTGCTCGGCGTGCTGTGCGCGTCGATCGGTTCCATCCAGGTCAACGAGGCCATCAAGCTCCTCGCGGGCATCGGCGAGCCGCTGGTCGGCCGGCTGATGATCTACGACGCCCTGGAGATGCAGTACCGCCAGGTCAAGGTCCGCAAGGACCCCGACTGCGCGGTCTGCGGCGAGAACCCGACCGTCACCGAGCTCATCGACTACGAGGCCTTCTGCGGCGTCGTCTCCGAGGAGGCCCAGGAAGCGGCCATGGGCTCGACGATCACTCCCCGGCAGCTCAAGGAGTGGATCGACGGGGACGAGAAGATCGAGATCATCGACGTCCGCGAGCCGAACGAGTTCGAGATCGTCTCCATCCCGGGCGCCCGGCTGATCCCGAAGAACGAGTTCCTGATGGGCACGGCCCTGGAGTCGATGCCCCAGGACAAGCGGATCGTCCTGAACTGCAAGACCGGCGTCCGCTCGGCCGAGGTCCTCGCGGTCCTCAAGTCGGCGGGGTTCGCGGACGCGGTGCATGTGGGCGGCGGCGTGATCGGCTGGGTCAACCAGATCGAACCGGAGAAGCCGATTTACTGA
- a CDS encoding spherulation-specific family 4 protein, with amino-acid sequence MPHLTHPRTGQRATPGADRLGLGVPGYAHPLVAPVEWAELTRPGTPLHWAVLNVSGGTPGGPGGRPDPHCLEAVGRLRNAGIRVLGHLDTAYGTRAFGERISEAQRYLDWYRVDGFLLDRCPTERDALPDMRRTADTLRALRDGAHLVFGHGTHPHPGYAETADQLITYAGPWRDYRWSQVAEWTADHPAERFCHLVHGVPRTHLEEALRIARWQGAGTIFFTDRADRAPQRKGTIDPFETLPGYWDEIVSRIGPGISE; translated from the coding sequence ATGCCGCATCTGACCCACCCCCGCACAGGACAGCGCGCGACACCCGGCGCCGACCGGCTGGGCCTGGGGGTGCCCGGCTATGCGCACCCCCTGGTGGCCCCCGTCGAATGGGCCGAACTCACCCGCCCCGGAACGCCGTTGCACTGGGCCGTCCTCAATGTGTCCGGCGGCACCCCGGGCGGCCCCGGCGGCCGGCCCGACCCCCACTGCCTCGAAGCGGTCGGCAGGCTCCGCAACGCGGGGATCCGGGTGCTCGGCCATCTCGACACGGCGTACGGCACGCGCGCCTTCGGCGAGCGGATCTCCGAGGCGCAGCGCTACCTCGACTGGTACCGCGTCGACGGCTTCCTCCTGGACCGCTGTCCCACGGAGCGAGACGCACTTCCCGACATGCGGCGCACCGCCGACACCCTGCGGGCGCTGCGGGACGGCGCGCACCTCGTGTTCGGGCACGGTACGCACCCCCACCCCGGCTATGCCGAGACGGCCGACCAGCTCATCACGTACGCCGGGCCCTGGCGCGACTACCGCTGGTCGCAGGTGGCCGAATGGACCGCCGACCACCCGGCCGAGCGCTTCTGCCATCTGGTGCACGGGGTGCCGAGGACACATCTGGAGGAGGCGCTGCGGATCGCCCGCTGGCAGGGCGCGGGCACGATCTTCTTCACGGACCGGGCGGACCGGGCCCCTCAACGAAAAGGAACAATCGACCCATTCGAGACACTGCCCGGTTACTGGGACGAAATCGTCTCGCGGATCGGACCGGGTATCTCGGAATGA
- a CDS encoding NAD-dependent epimerase/dehydratase family protein: protein MRVLLLGANGYLGRFVADRLLADPAVQLTALGRGDDADVRFDLATGSPGALTRFLDAVHPGVVVNCAGATRGGARELARHNTVAVATVCEALRRSGCGARLVQIGCASEYGPSQPGSSTAEDAVPRPGGPYGVSKLAATELVLGSGLDAIVLRVFSPVGPGTPAGSPLGRLAEAMRRAMQSGDGELKLGGLGVQRDFVDVRDVARAVHAASLSAAQGVVNIGTGRSVKLRDAAAVLARVAGYAGALHELDGPPVLRPGLIGSPRSGEAAMEHLATPSPYPDGCGSWQQADVRTARDRLGWRPRINLEESLADIWMEAACRI from the coding sequence ATGAGGGTGCTGCTGCTCGGAGCCAACGGATACCTCGGCCGGTTCGTCGCCGACCGCCTGCTCGCCGACCCCGCCGTGCAGCTCACCGCCCTCGGGCGCGGCGACGACGCCGACGTACGGTTCGACCTCGCCACCGGCAGCCCCGGAGCCCTGACCCGCTTCCTGGACGCCGTGCACCCCGGAGTCGTCGTCAACTGCGCCGGAGCCACCCGGGGCGGCGCCCGCGAGCTGGCCCGGCACAACACCGTGGCCGTCGCGACCGTCTGCGAGGCGCTGCGGCGCAGCGGCTGCGGCGCCCGGCTCGTGCAGATCGGCTGCGCGTCGGAGTACGGGCCCTCGCAGCCCGGCTCCTCCACCGCGGAGGACGCGGTGCCGCGTCCCGGCGGACCGTACGGCGTCTCCAAACTCGCCGCGACCGAGCTCGTCCTCGGCTCCGGGCTCGACGCGATCGTGCTGCGCGTGTTCTCGCCCGTCGGCCCCGGCACCCCCGCGGGCTCGCCGCTCGGACGGCTCGCGGAGGCGATGCGCCGCGCCATGCAGTCCGGCGACGGCGAACTCAAGCTGGGCGGGCTCGGTGTGCAGCGGGACTTCGTCGACGTACGCGACGTGGCGCGAGCCGTACACGCCGCCTCGCTCTCGGCCGCCCAGGGCGTGGTCAACATCGGCACCGGACGCTCGGTGAAACTCCGGGACGCCGCCGCCGTGCTCGCCAGGGTCGCGGGCTACGCGGGCGCCCTCCACGAGCTCGACGGGCCGCCCGTCCTGCGCCCCGGCCTCATCGGCTCCCCGCGCTCGGGCGAGGCCGCCATGGAGCACCTCGCCACGCCGTCCCCCTACCCCGACGGCTGCGGAAGCTGGCAGCAGGCCGATGTGCGGACCGCGCGCGACCGGCTCGGCTGGCGCCCCCGGATCAATCTGGAGGAGTCGCTCGCCGACATCTGGATGGAGGCGGCATGCCGCATCTGA
- a CDS encoding DUF3492 domain-containing protein, whose translation MRIGLLTDGGYPYTTGESRLWCDRLVRGLARHEFDIFALSRSREQEERGLVALPPQVRRVRTAPLWAAPESRHGANKRAERGYGRRERREFAARFERLASAICTGGAASAESPEASDGFADGLYGLAALAREYGGLGAELRSETAVRILETACRTPGANRAVQAARVPDHLAFAGLLERALRPLSLDWYGDDALGAVDLSHAASGGRAALPGLLAKRFCGVPLLVTEYGVQLRTQYLANAQLAAPVRALEAGFQLRLAAEVYARAELITPGNTHARRWQERCGADRAKLRTVYPGMAADCFHAVGEGAYGGDPHTLVWVGRVEPAKDLIALLHAFAEVRRAEPEARLRLISAPVRGAEAHGYLAHCRALAAQLFPDEAADAHAVGDNPVSFEEIGGPEAPELADAYAAGSVVVLSSVVEGFPLSLVEAMFCGRATVSTDTGAVVEVIGGTGLVVPPRNPRALADACLALLRDPERRSRLGAAARARALELFTVEQNVTAFRGIYLELMSHNPVHRENADDAAAPQPFARPAESHVPGRWAAPTAARVGSGAAPSRVPGPLAVLMRDHLDIAEEGAGA comes from the coding sequence ATGCGGATCGGACTGCTGACGGATGGCGGTTATCCGTACACGACCGGCGAGTCCAGGCTGTGGTGCGACCGGCTCGTGCGCGGGCTCGCGCGGCACGAGTTCGACATATTCGCGCTGAGCCGCAGCCGTGAGCAGGAGGAGCGCGGCCTCGTCGCGCTGCCCCCGCAGGTGCGCCGGGTGCGCACCGCCCCGCTCTGGGCCGCGCCCGAGAGCCGCCACGGCGCGAACAAGCGCGCCGAGCGCGGCTACGGGCGCCGTGAACGCCGGGAGTTCGCCGCCCGGTTCGAGCGCCTGGCCTCCGCGATCTGCACCGGAGGCGCCGCAAGCGCCGAGAGCCCCGAGGCGTCCGACGGCTTCGCGGACGGGCTGTACGGGCTCGCCGCCCTCGCCCGTGAGTACGGCGGGCTCGGCGCCGAGCTGCGGTCCGAGACGGCCGTGCGCATTCTGGAGACGGCCTGTCGCACGCCCGGCGCGAACCGCGCCGTCCAGGCCGCCCGCGTCCCCGACCACCTCGCCTTCGCGGGCCTGCTCGAACGCGCCCTGCGCCCCCTCTCCCTCGACTGGTACGGCGATGACGCGCTCGGCGCGGTCGACCTGAGCCACGCCGCCTCCGGCGGTCGCGCCGCCCTGCCCGGGCTCCTGGCCAAACGCTTCTGCGGGGTCCCCCTCCTGGTCACCGAGTACGGCGTCCAGCTGCGCACCCAGTACCTGGCCAACGCCCAACTCGCGGCGCCTGTAAGGGCGTTGGAGGCCGGCTTCCAGCTCCGCCTCGCCGCCGAGGTCTACGCGCGGGCCGAGCTCATCACGCCCGGCAACACCCACGCCCGGCGCTGGCAGGAGCGCTGCGGAGCCGACCGCGCCAAGCTGCGCACCGTCTACCCCGGGATGGCCGCCGACTGCTTCCACGCGGTGGGTGAGGGGGCGTACGGCGGGGACCCCCACACCCTCGTCTGGGTCGGCCGGGTCGAGCCCGCCAAGGACCTCATCGCCCTGCTGCACGCCTTCGCCGAGGTCCGCAGGGCCGAACCCGAGGCACGCCTGCGGCTGATCTCCGCCCCCGTGCGGGGCGCCGAGGCCCACGGCTATCTCGCGCACTGCCGGGCCCTTGCCGCCCAGCTCTTCCCCGACGAGGCGGCCGACGCCCACGCCGTCGGCGACAACCCCGTGTCGTTCGAGGAGATCGGCGGCCCCGAGGCCCCCGAACTCGCCGACGCCTACGCCGCCGGAAGCGTCGTCGTGCTGTCCAGCGTCGTGGAGGGCTTCCCCCTCAGCCTCGTCGAGGCCATGTTCTGCGGCCGGGCCACCGTCTCCACCGACACCGGCGCCGTGGTCGAAGTCATCGGCGGTACGGGCCTGGTGGTGCCGCCGCGCAACCCGCGCGCCCTCGCCGACGCCTGCCTCGCGCTGCTGCGCGACCCCGAACGCCGCTCGCGCCTGGGCGCCGCCGCCCGCGCCCGCGCGCTCGAACTGTTCACCGTCGAGCAGAACGTCACGGCATTTCGCGGCATTTACCTGGAGCTCATGTCGCACAACCCGGTCCACCGCGAGAACGCGGACGACGCCGCCGCGCCTCAGCCCTTCGCGCGCCCCGCCGAGTCCCATGTGCCCGGCCGCTGGGCCGCCCCCACCGCCGCCCGGGTGGGTTCCGGCGCCGCGCCGAGCCGGGTGCCGGGACCGCTCGCGGTCCTGATGCGGGACCACCTGGACATCGCCGAGGAAGGGGCGGGCGCATGA
- a CDS encoding dipeptide ABC transporter ATP-binding protein produces the protein MTEPLVEVTDLGISFGTVRAVDGLSFTLRPGAALGVVGESGSGKSASAYALLGLHRGTGARVTGSVRVAGVDVASASDAELRSLRGGLAAMVFQDPLSSLDPYYGIGDQIAEVYRVHNGGSRRAARARAVSVLDRVGIPDAARKSRSRPHEFSGGMRQRALIAMALACEPRLLIADEPTTALDVTVQAQILDLLHDLRHSTGLGLLLVTHDVGVAAESVDEVLVMREGRVVERGPVGAVLGAPTNPYTRALLASVPRIPSTPAPPDPAGAPPEAPMPARPKGVDPAGPDAARGAGNCASGPARSAVDPGASPQTPFAPEGRSSSIAGRAEGVGPAGSDADGAAPQTPIAGRAEGVGPAGPDAVRGAGNCASDPARSADETATGPGRAHPAQAGDLVLQARGLRKVFGRGRKTFTAVDAVDLTVRRGETLGIVGESGSGKTTLGRMLVGLLEPSAGHVTRTGSVQMVFQDPVSSLNPRRSIGESVADPLRAAGRRDEAKIRARVGELLAQVGLDPDRYDSYPHEFSGGQRQRVGIARALAAEPALIVCDEPVSALDVTTQAQVTALLARLQRELGLALVFVAHDLAVVRQVSDRVAVMRQGRIVEEGEVRVVYGAPRDPYTRQLLAAVPVLDPALAAARRAARRELRGDDSPETRHDREEVAVA, from the coding sequence ATGACCGAGCCCCTGGTCGAGGTCACCGACCTCGGCATCTCCTTCGGCACGGTACGGGCCGTCGACGGCCTCTCCTTCACGCTCCGGCCCGGCGCGGCGCTGGGCGTCGTCGGCGAGTCCGGCTCCGGCAAGAGCGCGTCCGCGTACGCGTTGCTGGGCCTGCACCGGGGGACCGGGGCGCGGGTCACCGGCTCCGTCCGGGTCGCGGGAGTGGATGTCGCATCCGCCTCCGACGCCGAACTCCGCTCCCTCCGTGGCGGGTTGGCGGCGATGGTCTTCCAGGACCCGCTCTCCTCGCTCGACCCGTACTACGGCATCGGCGACCAGATCGCCGAGGTGTACCGCGTGCACAACGGAGGCTCGCGCCGGGCCGCCCGGGCCCGCGCGGTCTCGGTCCTCGACCGGGTCGGCATCCCGGACGCGGCCCGCAAGTCCCGCTCCCGCCCACACGAGTTCAGCGGGGGGATGCGGCAGCGGGCCCTCATCGCGATGGCGCTGGCCTGTGAGCCGCGCCTACTGATCGCGGACGAGCCCACGACGGCGCTCGACGTGACCGTCCAGGCCCAGATCCTGGACCTGCTCCACGATCTGCGCCACTCGACGGGCCTCGGGCTGCTCCTCGTCACCCATGACGTGGGGGTCGCGGCGGAGAGCGTGGACGAGGTGCTGGTGATGCGGGAGGGGAGGGTGGTGGAGCGGGGGCCCGTGGGCGCGGTCCTGGGCGCCCCCACGAACCCGTACACCCGCGCCCTGCTGGCCTCGGTCCCACGCATCCCCTCCACCCCGGCACCGCCGGACCCCGCCGGGGCTCCGCCCGAGGCCCCAATGCCAGCACGGCCTAAGGGCGTTGACCCCGCTGGGCCGGATGCTGCCAGGGGCGCGGGGAACTGCGCGAGCGGCCCCGCACGGTCCGCAGTCGATCCTGGGGCTTCGCCCCAGACCCCGTTCGCGCCTGAAGGGCGCTCGTCCTCAATCGCCGGACGGGCTGAGGGTGTTGGTCCCGCCGGGTCGGATGCCGATGGGGCTGCGCCACAGACCCCCATCGCCGGGCGGGCTGAGGGCGTCGGCCCGGCCGGGCCGGATGCTGTCAGGGGCGCGGGGAACTGCGCGAGCGACCCCGCGCGGTCCGCGGACGAAACCGCGACCGGCCCAGGGCGCGCGCACCCCGCCCAGGCGGGAGACCTCGTGCTCCAAGCGCGCGGGCTGCGAAAGGTGTTCGGGCGGGGGCGAAAAACCTTCACCGCCGTCGACGCCGTGGACCTCACCGTGCGCCGAGGCGAAACCCTGGGCATCGTCGGCGAGAGCGGAAGCGGGAAGACCACCTTGGGCCGCATGCTGGTGGGCCTGTTGGAGCCCAGCGCCGGGCACGTCACCCGTACCGGCTCCGTGCAGATGGTGTTCCAGGACCCCGTCTCCTCCCTCAACCCCCGCCGCTCGATCGGCGAATCCGTGGCGGACCCGCTGCGGGCCGCGGGCCGGCGGGACGAGGCGAAAATCAGGGCCCGCGTCGGGGAACTGCTCGCCCAGGTCGGGCTCGACCCGGACCGGTACGACAGCTACCCGCACGAGTTCAGCGGGGGCCAGCGCCAGCGCGTGGGGATCGCCCGCGCGCTGGCCGCCGAGCCCGCACTCATCGTGTGCGATGAACCCGTATCGGCCCTGGACGTCACCACCCAGGCCCAAGTCACCGCGCTGCTGGCCCGGTTGCAGCGGGAGCTAGGTCTCGCGCTGGTCTTCGTCGCGCACGACCTCGCCGTGGTACGGCAGGTCAGCGACCGGGTCGCCGTCATGCGGCAGGGCCGGATCGTGGAGGAGGGCGAGGTGCGCGTGGTGTACGGGGCGCCGCGGGACCCGTACACGCGACAGCTCCTCGCGGCCGTGCCCGTGCTGGACCCCGCGCTGGCCGCGGCCCGCCGCGCGGCCCGCCGGGAGCTGCGCGGGGACGATTCCCCCGAGACCCGTCACGATCGCGAAGAAGTGGCCGTGGCGTAG
- a CDS encoding ABC transporter permease encodes MTGYLLRRIAGAALVLLALSVIVYAVFYVAPGNVAQIVCGERCSPQQVALVHDRLGLGDPLYLQYAHFLQGLFAGRDFSSGTGVVHCSAPCLGQSYRTDEQVTDLILGKLPVTGSLVVGAFALWLLIGVGTGVLSAWKRGGMIERALTWLTLAGTSTPVFVIGLLLIIVLCSTLQWLPFPQYVPFTDDPQQWFWGLLLPWFSLALIESAKYARLTRSSMLETLAEDHVRTFRAYGLTERAIVGRHALRGAVAPVIALSALDAGTMFGGAVLTETLFGIPGIGRQLVQSVRTVDLPVVVGVVLTTGFFVVLANAVADVLYAMADRRVVLS; translated from the coding sequence CTGACAGGTTATCTGCTGCGACGGATCGCCGGAGCCGCCCTCGTGCTCCTCGCCCTCTCCGTCATCGTGTACGCCGTCTTCTACGTGGCCCCCGGCAATGTCGCCCAGATCGTCTGCGGCGAACGATGCTCCCCGCAGCAGGTGGCCCTGGTCCACGACAGGCTGGGCCTCGGCGACCCGCTGTACCTCCAGTACGCGCACTTCCTCCAGGGCCTCTTCGCCGGCCGCGACTTCTCCTCCGGCACGGGAGTGGTGCACTGCTCCGCGCCCTGCCTCGGCCAGTCCTACCGCACCGACGAGCAGGTCACCGACCTCATCCTCGGCAAGCTCCCGGTCACCGGATCGCTGGTCGTCGGCGCGTTCGCGCTGTGGCTCCTCATCGGCGTCGGCACGGGTGTGCTCTCCGCGTGGAAGCGCGGCGGGATGATCGAGCGGGCGCTGACCTGGCTGACCCTGGCCGGCACCTCCACCCCGGTCTTCGTCATCGGGCTGCTGCTGATCATCGTCCTGTGCTCCACCCTCCAGTGGCTGCCGTTCCCGCAGTACGTACCGTTCACGGACGACCCGCAGCAGTGGTTCTGGGGGCTGCTCCTGCCCTGGTTCTCGCTGGCCCTGATCGAATCGGCCAAGTACGCGCGGTTGACCCGCAGTTCGATGCTGGAGACGCTCGCCGAGGACCATGTGCGCACGTTCCGGGCGTACGGGCTGACCGAGCGGGCCATCGTCGGGCGGCACGCCCTGCGCGGCGCGGTCGCCCCGGTGATCGCGCTCAGCGCGCTCGACGCGGGCACCATGTTCGGCGGCGCGGTGCTGACCGAGACGCTCTTCGGCATCCCGGGCATCGGCCGGCAGCTCGTCCAGTCGGTGCGCACGGTCGACCTGCCGGTGGTGGTCGGCGTGGTCCTGACCACCGGATTCTTCGTGGTGCTTGCCAATGCGGTCGCGGACGTCCTGTACGCGATGGCGGATCGACGGGTGGTGCTGTCATGA
- a CDS encoding ABC transporter permease translates to MSEALLTPGAGVVAPAPGGGLFWRRLRAQRAVTAAAAVFALLVLVALAAPLLAALEGQDPDAYHPALVDSARGGVPLGSFGGISGEHWLGVEPGTGRDLFARIVYGARVSLGVAFVATLIQVALGVALGLFAALGGRWADQLVSRVTDVAAALPMLVITLGLLAVAPTSIPRPVLITLIIAGLGWFGTSKIVRAGALALKTVDHVSAARLSGWGTWAIARRELLPALAAPVITYAVLLVPTNVVAEAALSFLGVGIKPPTPSWGQMLTDANTWYQAAPTYLLLPAGLLFVTVLSLTMIGEGVRTALDPRAASRLGIGTGKSLEEKAR, encoded by the coding sequence ATGTCCGAAGCCCTGTTGACCCCCGGGGCGGGCGTCGTCGCGCCCGCCCCGGGCGGCGGCCTCTTCTGGCGGCGCCTACGCGCCCAGCGCGCGGTCACCGCCGCCGCGGCCGTCTTCGCCCTGCTCGTCCTGGTCGCGCTCGCTGCCCCGCTGCTCGCCGCGCTCGAAGGCCAGGACCCCGACGCCTACCACCCCGCGCTCGTCGACTCGGCCCGCGGCGGCGTGCCGCTCGGCTCGTTCGGCGGGATCAGCGGGGAGCACTGGCTCGGCGTCGAACCGGGGACCGGCCGCGACCTGTTCGCCCGGATCGTCTACGGCGCCCGCGTCTCGCTGGGCGTCGCCTTCGTCGCCACCCTGATCCAGGTCGCGCTCGGCGTCGCCCTCGGCCTCTTCGCCGCGCTCGGCGGACGCTGGGCCGACCAGCTCGTCAGCCGCGTCACCGACGTCGCGGCCGCCCTTCCGATGCTGGTCATCACCCTCGGCCTGCTCGCCGTGGCGCCCACCTCGATCCCGCGGCCGGTCCTGATCACCCTGATCATCGCCGGGCTCGGCTGGTTCGGCACCTCGAAGATCGTGCGGGCGGGCGCCCTCGCGCTCAAGACGGTGGACCACGTCTCGGCGGCGCGGCTCAGCGGCTGGGGCACCTGGGCGATCGCCCGCCGCGAACTGCTGCCCGCGCTCGCCGCACCCGTCATCACCTACGCCGTGCTCCTGGTCCCCACCAATGTGGTGGCCGAGGCGGCTCTGTCCTTCCTCGGCGTCGGCATCAAGCCGCCCACGCCGTCCTGGGGCCAGATGCTCACGGACGCCAACACCTGGTACCAGGCGGCCCCGACCTACCTTCTGCTACCGGCGGGCCTGCTCTTCGTCACGGTCCTCTCGCTGACGATGATCGGCGAGGGAGTGCGCACGGCTCTCGACCCGAGGGCGGCCTCCAGGCTGGGCATCGGCACCGGCAAGTCCCTTGAGGAGAAGGCGCGTTGA
- a CDS encoding ABC transporter substrate-binding protein: MRHTSISSGNVARAAAIAVVLAMGAVACGPEGGDAENAGAGASGTPHEGGTLSVLNNEAQTTFDPARLYTSGGGNVPSLVFRTLTTRKRANGAEGTKVVPDLATDTGRPNADATVWTYTLKDGLKYEDGSPITTADIKYGIERSFAAELSGGAPYLRDWLVGGAQYQGPYKDGGKQLASIETPDAKTIVFHLNKPEGEFPFLATQTQFAPVPKARDNGTKYAEHPVSSGPYKVVKNENDGEHLVLERNPNWSEATDPERKAYPDSIDVRSGLDQAVINQRLSASQGPDAAAVTTDTNLGPAELAKVGSDKRLAARVGTGHFGYTNYIAFNPNVKPFDDPKVRQAIAYAVDRTSVVNAVGGSSLAEPATTFLPNQKAFGYTPYDLFPAGESGNAAKAKELLKEAGHADGLTVTLTHSNAKGGPKGPEVATALQDALKKAGITVKLQGLEGNDYNDTVASAKKEPGFFLRGWGADWPSGGPFLAPIFDGRQIVRDGANFNTGFLNDASVNSEIDEINKLTDLTAAAPRWGALDKRIGEQAVVVPLFHPVYKRLVGKDVKNVVISDWTGVLDISQVAVK; this comes from the coding sequence ATGCGTCACACGTCCATTTCGTCTGGGAATGTCGCAAGAGCGGCCGCGATAGCCGTGGTTCTCGCCATGGGCGCCGTCGCCTGCGGCCCCGAGGGCGGCGACGCCGAGAACGCCGGGGCCGGCGCGTCCGGTACGCCCCATGAGGGCGGCACGCTCAGCGTCCTCAACAACGAGGCACAGACCACCTTCGACCCGGCGCGGCTCTACACCTCCGGCGGCGGAAACGTCCCCTCGCTCGTCTTCCGCACCCTCACCACCCGCAAGCGCGCGAACGGCGCCGAGGGCACCAAGGTGGTCCCCGACCTCGCGACCGACACCGGCCGGCCCAACGCGGACGCGACCGTGTGGACGTACACGCTCAAGGACGGGCTGAAGTACGAGGACGGCAGCCCCATCACCACCGCCGACATCAAGTACGGCATCGAGCGCTCGTTCGCGGCCGAACTCTCCGGCGGCGCACCGTACTTGAGGGACTGGCTGGTCGGCGGAGCCCAGTACCAGGGCCCCTACAAGGACGGCGGCAAGCAGCTCGCCTCCATCGAGACCCCCGACGCGAAGACCATCGTGTTCCACCTGAACAAGCCCGAGGGCGAGTTCCCCTTCCTCGCGACCCAGACGCAGTTCGCGCCGGTCCCCAAGGCCAGGGACAACGGCACGAAGTACGCGGAGCACCCCGTCTCGTCCGGCCCGTACAAGGTCGTCAAGAACGAGAACGACGGCGAGCACCTGGTCCTGGAGCGCAACCCCAACTGGTCCGAGGCGACCGACCCCGAGCGCAAGGCCTACCCCGACAGCATCGACGTGCGCTCCGGGCTCGACCAGGCCGTCATCAACCAGCGGCTCTCCGCATCCCAGGGTCCGGACGCGGCCGCCGTCACCACCGACACCAACCTGGGACCCGCCGAACTCGCCAAGGTCGGCAGCGACAAGCGGCTCGCCGCACGGGTCGGCACCGGGCACTTCGGCTACACCAACTACATCGCGTTCAACCCGAACGTGAAGCCGTTCGACGACCCCAAGGTCCGCCAGGCCATCGCCTACGCCGTCGACCGGACCTCGGTCGTCAACGCCGTCGGCGGCTCCTCGCTCGCCGAGCCCGCCACCACCTTCCTGCCCAACCAGAAGGCATTCGGGTACACCCCGTACGACCTCTTCCCGGCGGGCGAGTCCGGCAACGCCGCCAAGGCCAAGGAGCTCCTGAAGGAGGCGGGCCACGCCGACGGGCTCACCGTCACGCTCACCCACTCCAACGCCAAGGGCGGCCCCAAGGGGCCCGAGGTCGCCACCGCCCTCCAGGACGCCCTGAAGAAGGCGGGCATCACCGTCAAGCTCCAGGGCCTCGAAGGCAACGACTACAACGACACCGTCGCCAGTGCGAAGAAGGAGCCCGGGTTCTTCCTGCGCGGCTGGGGCGCCGACTGGCCCTCCGGCGGCCCGTTCCTCGCGCCGATCTTCGACGGCCGGCAGATCGTGCGGGACGGCGCCAACTTCAACACCGGCTTCCTGAACGACGCCTCCGTCAACAGCGAGATCGACGAGATCAACAAGCTGACCGATCTGACCGCGGCGGCGCCGCGCTGGGGCGCGCTCGACAAGAGGATCGGCGAGCAGGCCGTGGTGGTGCCGCTGTTCCACCCCGTCTACAAGCGGCTGGTCGGCAAGGACGTCAAGAACGTCGTCATCAGTGACTGGACCGGCGTGCTCGACATCTCCCAGGTGGCGGTCAAGTAG
- a CDS encoding Ms4533A family Cys-rich leader peptide, protein MSHRHAASERAAIELALIGVTSHSVADILCS, encoded by the coding sequence ATGTCGCACCGTCACGCCGCCTCCGAACGCGCCGCCATCGAGCTGGCGCTCATCGGCGTGACCTCGCACAGCGTGGCCGACATTCTCTGTAGCTGA